The nucleotide window TCGGTGATTGGTTTATTTACCCTCACGTAATATTCTTTCTCGTGATTATTTCGCGCTCTGAGGATTTTATTGACGATATCGCCGTCGGAAGTCAGAAGAATTAATCCTTCGCTGGGCTTATCTAATCTTCCTATTGGAAAAATCCGTTTTGGATGGTTGATGTATTCGATGATATTATTCTTTTCACGCTTCGTATCCGTGGTACAAACGATTCCGACTGGTTTGTTGAAAGCGATATAAACAAAGTCATCATCCTTTGGTTTGCGAATGGTTTTCCCATCTACGAAGATCTCATCATCGTCAGAAACTTTGGTTCCCATCTCCGGGATTACGCCATTGATTGTGATTCTACCTTCTTCCAGAAGTTTGTCCGCAGCTCTTCTGGAGCAAAAACCTACCTCTGACAAATATTTATTAATTCTTATTTTTTCCAATCTGTTCTAAATCTTTTGCAAAAATATGCTTTATTGAAACTTAATACAACAAAAAAGCTCCACTTCGAAAGTGGAGCTTTGAATAATTTTTAAAAAATCAGATTACTTCTTGATTACTTTTTTCGTGTAAGAAGCGTTTTCTGTTTTTACTTTTACAACGTAGTTTCCTTTGCTTAATTCAGAAACGTTGATTGATTTCGCCCCGCCATTAGCAGTTTTCACCAATTTACCTGCAGCGTCATAAACTTCTACAGAATTGATTTTTCCAGCTACGTCAAAGTTCACCACGTCAACAGTTGGGTTTGGATAAACTCGGAAGATATCTTTTTTGGAAACTTCAGAAGTTGCCAAAGTTGCATCAGTTACTTGGATGTTATCAACATAAAAACTTGTACCATAATCATCTGTCATTAGATCAACAATTCCATAACCGGTAAGACTAGAATCGATTGCTCCAGTATGTAATAATTCAGAATTTACATAATATTTAACCTCGTGAATACCAAAATCCAATTCGATTTTTACGTTGTACCAAGTATTTGCACTGAATGATTTAGAAGTTTCAATTAGATCTTCACTTGTAGCATCACTTACGGCAACCGCACCAGTATAATCAAAATCCACAGCAGCTACAACATCGTACTCATCTGAATATACAAGAAAGAAATTGTCTGAACCATTCAAAGCTTCAACATTGATGTCATAAGAAATCACAGCTTTATTATAACTTGGAACCGTGGATTCAATCCCATAGTTAGCCTCAACAGATTCGTCACTAAGAATTTTAACAGATCTTACACCATCTGATGCTTTTGCAGTTGAAAGCGAAGTATAACTGATTGGTGCATCACCCCAAGCTGTCCAGGTCAATTGTCCGTCTAATGCTCCTGCATTATAACCTTCTGAAGTTTCGAAAGAAATTTTTGTTTGAGCATTAGCAGAATAAAAAATTGCAGAAGTAGCAATTAAAGAGAATAGAATTCTTTTCATAAAATTGAAATTTAATTAAACGTTTATTTTAAAAAGGATAGCGAAATTACGTTATAATCTTGAATACCACAAGAAATTACAACAAATACTTTAAATTAAACATTTTATGAAATTTAAAGAAAAGTCGATAGAAATAAAATATAACAAGAAGATATTTGCGACTACAGACAAATTGATACAAAAAATATAAAAGTAACTATTTATTTTTAGTAATTACAGCCTTTCATCTTGACCATAAATTGTGTAATTCTTATTGCTAAAAATCGTAGCACTCACAGAAATACCAATGAAATAAGCATTCGAAACATTAGAATTATAACGATAAATAAATAAGCCACCTTCTTGAATCAATCTCTTTGAGAAAGAATCCTGATAGCCTAATTTCCCTCCAAAGTAATGGGTATTATTGATGTTGGATTGGTTGAATTGCTTTCCGTATTCAAATTCCAAAATGAACTTGCCTTCATCTTTCCCAAAGATAAATTTTGGTTGGACCGTCCAATTCAGAAGATGAAGATTGTCTGAAACATAATTATACTTCAGTCCAGTTCCCAAAGCAAAAAATGGTAAAATATGATAACCGCCGACTACGCCAACACCGTAAGTAAAGTCATTGGGAAGATAAGATGCAACATATTGTTGATAGTACTGAGAATCTTGATTTTGACCATCTTTTATTGAATTTCCTAAATTATAACCAACCTGAAAATTTGGACTAATGTAAAAGCCCATCGTCTTACTTTTATGCTTTTCTGATTGTGCTAATACACAACTGGACAAGACAACAGTCAACGCCAATAAAGTTCTTTTCATTTAGCTTCTTATTATTCTGAGATTTGCAAATCATCATTGATAAAATCAGAGCTTGCATCTTCTACAGAATAGTCTCCGATCTTTGTTCGTCTTAGTTGCGTCAAATATGCGCCAACGCCAAGCTCCTGACCAATGTCGTGCGCCAAACTACGGATGTACGTTCCCTTGCTGCAGCCAACCGTGAAAGAGACAAAAGGCAAATTGATCTCTATATCATTAAGATAATGGATCGTGGTCTTTCTGGATTTCATCTCGACTTCTGTTCCTGCTCTTGCCAGGTCATAGGCACGTTTTCCATCAATTTTTAGTGCTGAAAAAACGGGTGGTTTCTGGTCGATCTCGCCAATCAACTTGGCTAACGTTTCGTGAATATGCTCCTCAGTAATTTGAGAATAATCGGTTTGAAGAATCTCTGGCTTTTCGGTGTCGTAAGATTCGGTTTGGACGCCAATTTTTATTTCTGCCCAATATTCTTTTGGCGCATCTTGGATCTCGGGAATTTTCTTTGTGAACTTACCCGTGCAAACGATCAGTAATCCTGTTGCTCGTGGATCCAAAGTTCCGGCGTGTCCAATTTTGAATTTCTTCGGTAACTCTTTGAATTTTCTTTTCAGTTTATACTTTAACTTGTTGACCGCTTGAAATGACGTCCAATCCAAAGGTTTGTCCAATAGAAATATGTGTCCGGATTGTAGGTCTTCTGCTGTCATTTGAGTTGGAGGTTTTTTGAGTTGGAGGGTTGGTGATTTGAGAGTTTGAGAGTTTTGAAAAAATTTCTTTTAACAAGTAATCTAATGCAGCCCGGCTTGAGTGGAAATCCTTTTTGTGGCTGGAAAAGCGAAGGTAAAAAAGATTGACTTCGTCGAACCACTTCGTTAGGTTTGGAACGGAAGAAGGAAATAGCTGCCCAAATTATTTTATTTAAACCAATAAAAATAAACCAACAATGCTATTCCAACCACAATCCTGTACCAACCCCAAGGTTTGAAACCGTATTTATTCAATAGACTTATGAAAGATTTGATCGCGATCCAAGCCACTACAAATGCTACAATGTTTCCAACAATGAAAATCGTAATGTGGTCTTGAGATTCCAGAATCATCTCATAACCTTTTTGTGGATGAAGCGTTTCTTTACCCCAAGTTTTAACGAAAACAGAATAAAGCGTCACCGCCAGCATCGTAGGAACTGCCAGGAAAAATGAGAACTCAGCCGCAGCTTTTCTGGACAGGCCTTGTGCCATTCCACCAATGATGGAAGCTGCACTCCTACTCGTCCCAGGCATCATAGCCAAGCATTGCCAAAAACCGATGGTCACTGCTTTTTTGATGGTAATCTCTTTCTCGTCGTGGATGACAGGATTCTTGAACCAGCTGTCCGCAAACAACAAGACGACACCTCCCAAAACCAAAACCGACGAAATGGCAATTTGATTTCCTAAAACGGATTCTATCACGTCATCCAGGAAAAAACCGATGATCAAAGCCGGCATCACTGCAAACGCCAATTTGTAATAGAATTGAAGATTACTGAAATCAAAGAACTTTTTTCCGTACGCTACAACCACAGAAAGTATCGCCCCAAATTGAATTGACACTTGAAACATCTTGAGAAATTCGGTTTCCTCCAGACCCATCAGACTGGCGGCGAAACCCATATGAGCGGTTGAAGAGATTGGCAAATATTCGGTTAGACCTTCGATGATCGCAATGATGATCGCTTTGATTAAATCCATTGTTAACTTAGTTTTATTAAAAAAAACTTTGTCTCAGTTCATAACCAAGACAAAGTTTGTAATTGTATTTTGTTTAAATTCTAATCTTTGTTTCTTTTCAATATTGCAAAAATCTGGATCACAAATCCTGCAATGACGAAGAGTGGAGCTATTCTGATCCTTCTGAAAGAGAAGATATCTTCGTTCCAATAATTAGGGTCATACTTCCCATCTGGTGTTGTGTTCGCGTCTGCTCCCATCATGAAGACAAATCCCAGCACAATCATTCCTAAACCGATCAACATCAATTTGAAATTTTTGCTCCCGAAGTAAAATGCTTTTTTCCCCACAGTTTCAGTGGCTTTACCGTAATGATCTGCAGAATATTTGTTTGTTTTTTTAGCCATTTTTTAAGAATAATAAAGGTCATCCACATTGCTTCTAAGGAATCTCCAGGTTGCAAAGATAGTACTTGCAACGGTAATGAAAACACCTACTAACAAAATGATGATTACAAGTAAAACATATTGGTTTGTATCCTGCACGAAAGGTGTTCCAATTTGACTTGTAAAATAGTACCAAAGTCCGCCCAACGCCAATAGTCCAATGAAAGAACCAA belongs to Chryseobacterium sp. KACC 21268 and includes:
- the rluF gene encoding 23S rRNA pseudouridine(2604) synthase RluF; its protein translation is MEKIRINKYLSEVGFCSRRAADKLLEEGRITINGVIPEMGTKVSDDDEIFVDGKTIRKPKDDDFVYIAFNKPVGIVCTTDTKREKNNIIEYINHPKRIFPIGRLDKPSEGLILLTSDGDIVNKILRARNNHEKEYYVRVNKPITEKFLEKMRNGVPILDTITKKCEVEKIDTMNFRIVLTQGLNRQIRRMCEHLDYEVKKLKRVRIMNIKLDLPVGKWRDLTTEEMTELNGLLEDSSKTFD
- the truB gene encoding tRNA pseudouridine(55) synthase TruB; translated protein: MTAEDLQSGHIFLLDKPLDWTSFQAVNKLKYKLKRKFKELPKKFKIGHAGTLDPRATGLLIVCTGKFTKKIPEIQDAPKEYWAEIKIGVQTESYDTEKPEILQTDYSQITEEHIHETLAKLIGEIDQKPPVFSALKIDGKRAYDLARAGTEVEMKSRKTTIHYLNDIEINLPFVSFTVGCSKGTYIRSLAHDIGQELGVGAYLTQLRRTKIGDYSVEDASSDFINDDLQISE
- a CDS encoding DUF3098 domain-containing protein, with protein sequence MAKKTNKYSADHYGKATETVGKKAFYFGSKNFKLMLIGLGMIVLGFVFMMGADANTTPDGKYDPNYWNEDIFSFRRIRIAPLFVIAGFVIQIFAILKRNKD
- a CDS encoding undecaprenyl-diphosphate phosphatase, which encodes MDLIKAIIIAIIEGLTEYLPISSTAHMGFAASLMGLEETEFLKMFQVSIQFGAILSVVVAYGKKFFDFSNLQFYYKLAFAVMPALIIGFFLDDVIESVLGNQIAISSVLVLGGVVLLFADSWFKNPVIHDEKEITIKKAVTIGFWQCLAMMPGTSRSAASIIGGMAQGLSRKAAAEFSFFLAVPTMLAVTLYSVFVKTWGKETLHPQKGYEMILESQDHITIFIVGNIVAFVVAWIAIKSFISLLNKYGFKPWGWYRIVVGIALLVYFYWFK
- a CDS encoding T9SS type A sorting domain-containing protein, with the translated sequence MKRILFSLIATSAIFYSANAQTKISFETSEGYNAGALDGQLTWTAWGDAPISYTSLSTAKASDGVRSVKILSDESVEANYGIESTVPSYNKAVISYDINVEALNGSDNFFLVYSDEYDVVAAVDFDYTGAVAVSDATSEDLIETSKSFSANTWYNVKIELDFGIHEVKYYVNSELLHTGAIDSSLTGYGIVDLMTDDYGTSFYVDNIQVTDATLATSEVSKKDIFRVYPNPTVDVVNFDVAGKINSVEVYDAAGKLVKTANGGAKSINVSELSKGNYVVKVKTENASYTKKVIKK